One window of the Rutidosis leptorrhynchoides isolate AG116_Rl617_1_P2 unplaced genomic scaffold, CSIRO_AGI_Rlap_v1 contig99, whole genome shotgun sequence genome contains the following:
- the LOC139885533 gene encoding LOW QUALITY PROTEIN: probable inactive shikimate kinase like 1, chloroplastic (The sequence of the model RefSeq protein was modified relative to this genomic sequence to represent the inferred CDS: inserted 1 base in 1 codon), whose translation MKITERLARFHYFTDELCFEAQRLKKRRTDKLEFSSSMELTSTCINRQFHYPLLSQKFQQSKFSYSFQFVKLRHDKAVRNPHVSTFCLANDSTKSNIATKVVVPDPSLALKKKAGDVVPDLKGTSIFLVGMNSSIKTNLGKLLANTLRYYYFDSDSLVXDAVGGAAVTKSLRESDQKSFQDSETEVLKQLSSMGRLVVCAGDGAVQSSTNLALLRHGISIWIDVPTDMVAKDAIVDEPNHSESQVCHSYSFFMLTELSARYEEMKGGYATADATISLQRVASQLGYDFTELDKVTTEDFAMEVLEELKKLMRMKKMLEEAARPF comes from the exons ATGAAAATTACAGAGCGCCTGGCTCGCTTTCATTATTTTACAGATGAACTGTGTTTTGAGGCTCAAAGATTGAAGAAGAGACGAACGGATAAACTAGAATTTTCTTCTTCTATGGAGCTAACCTCTACCTGTATTAACCGCCAATTTCACTATCCGTTACTCTCTCAGAAGTTCCAACAAAGCAAGTTCTCGTACTCATTTCAGTTCGTTAAGCTCAGACATGACAAAGCTGTTCGAAATCCTCATGTGTCTACTTTCTGTCTCGCTAATGACAGTACTAAATCAA ATATAGCTACAAAGGTTGTCGTTCCTGATCCTTCTCTCGCACTAAAG AAGAAAGCTGGTGATGTGGTTCCTGATCTGAAAGGAACTTCGATTTTTCTTGTGG GGATGAATAGCTCCATCAAAACCAATTTGGGGAAACTTCTGGCCAACACGTTAAGATATTACTATTTCGACAG CGATAGCTTGG AGGATGCTGTTGGTGGCGCAGCTGTAACTAAATCTTTAAGGGAAAGTGATCAGAAAAGTTTCCAGGACTCTGAG ACTGAGGTATTGAAGCAGTTGTCATCCATGGGAAGACTGGTTGTTTGTGCTGGAGACGGTGCAGTTCAGAGTTCGACAAATCT ggCACTTTTAAGGCATGGAATCTCAATTTGGATTGATGTACCTACGGACATGGTAGCCAAGGATGCCATTGTAGACGAGCCTAATCACTCTGAATCACAAGTATGCCATTCTTACAGCTTTTTC ATGTTGACTGAACTATCGGCCAGATACGAAGAAATGAAGGGTGGATATGCAACAGCTGATGCAACTATTTCACTTCAAA GAGTAGCTTCCCAATTGGGATATGATTTCACCGAGTTAGATAAAGTAACGACAGAAGATTTTGCTATGGAG GTTCTGGAGGAGCTAAAGAAACTGAtgaggatgaagaagatgttggagGAAGCTGCAAGACCTTTCTAG